A genomic stretch from Setaria italica strain Yugu1 chromosome VII, Setaria_italica_v2.0, whole genome shotgun sequence includes:
- the LOC101758040 gene encoding uncharacterized protein LOC101758040 isoform X2 yields MLLMSGTSPLSTRLLEWLDDQQIVVLEAYSASFVDAVDCIDCAADASVVGAVNEGIDVAASIIPAVQRPWVMVSVNDDCRDLHFRKAEFDPEDCPPDCSKPCEKVCPADAISLESIMVGGEHTRSDPLHGKLKGGVLTERCYGCGRCLPVCPYDRIRAVSYVRDPITTSELLKRNDVDAIEIHTTGKGTDTFDALWNSFSESINNVKLVAVSLPDIGESTVDFMNVLYAIMEPHLQGYNLWQLDGRPMSGDIGRGATRETVSFAIHMASVPERPPGFYQLAGGTNSYTIDCLKKAGLFQSMTFPGTTTSETISSQQALIGGIAYGGYARKIIGRTLRKIPAQFGRVHIEDHPDHLLEALQDALSLVGPVKGYPALSSMK; encoded by the exons ATGCTGCTGATGTCAGGAACCTCTCCCTTGTCTACACGCTTGCTGGAG TGGTTAGATGACCAACAAATTGTTGTGTTGGAAGCATATTCTGCTAG TTTTGTGGATGCAGTGGATTGCATTGATTGTGCAGCAGATGCATCTGTGGTGGGTGCAGTAAATGAGGGTATTGACGTAGCAGCCTCAATCATACCAGCAGTTCAAAGGCCATGGGTGATGGTTAGTGTTAACGATGATTGCAGGGACCTTCATTTCCGTAAAGCTG AATTTGATCCTGAGGATTGCCCACCGGATTGCTCAAAGCCATGTGAGAAAGTTTGTCCTGCTGATGCAATTTCACTTGAGAGCATCATGGTTGGAGGAGAGCACACTCGATCTGATCCCTTACATGGTAAACTTAAG GGTGGTGTTCTTACAGAGCGGTGCTATGGATGTGGACGATGCTTACCAGTTTGCCCTTATGACAGAATAA GAGCTGTGTCCTATGTTCGAGATCCGATTACCACTTCTGAACTGTTGAAAAGGAATGATGTTGATGCAATAGAGATACATACCACTGGAAA GGGAACTGATACATTCGATGCCCTCTGGAACAGCTTTAGTGAGTCAATCAATAATGTGAAGCTGGTAGCA GTTAGCCTGCCTGATATTGGTGAATCAACTGTTGATTTCATGAATGTGCTATACGCAATAATGGAGCCTCATCTTCAAGGGTATAATCTTTGGCAG TTGGATGGCCGACCCATGAGTGGTGACATTGGTCGTGGTGCAACAAGGGAAACAGTTTCTTTTGCTATTCATATGGCTTCAGTGCCAGAAAGACCACCTG GCTTCTATCAGCTGGCCGGTGGCACCAACTCATACACTATTGATTGCTTAAAGAAAGCTGGTCttttccagtccatgacttttCCTG GGACAACAACCTCTGAAACAATCAGTTCTCAACAAGCTTTGATCGGAGGGATTGCTTATGGCGGCTATGCTCGCAAG ATCATTGGAAGAACTCTACGCAAAATACCAGCACAGTTTGGTCGTGTGCACATCGAGGATCATCCAGATCATCTGTTGGAGGCATTACAAGATGCCCTGTCATTAGTAGGTCCCGTGAAGGGTTATCCAGCCCTTTCAAGCATGAAATGA
- the LOC101758040 gene encoding uncharacterized protein LOC101758040 isoform X1: MAAVPAPPPPLLASHAAVRATASDVSRFRGARLAGDHPPQVAALRRGDWVKLICGASFEDAADVRNLSLVYTLAGVDCIDCAADASVVGAVNEGIDVAASIIPAVQRPWVMVSVNDDCRDLHFRKAEFDPEDCPPDCSKPCEKVCPADAISLESIMVGGEHTRSDPLHGKLKGGVLTERCYGCGRCLPVCPYDRIRAVSYVRDPITTSELLKRNDVDAIEIHTTGKGTDTFDALWNSFSESINNVKLVAVSLPDIGESTVDFMNVLYAIMEPHLQGYNLWQLDGRPMSGDIGRGATRETVSFAIHMASVPERPPGFYQLAGGTNSYTIDCLKKAGLFQSMTFPGTTTSETISSQQALIGGIAYGGYARKIIGRTLRKIPAQFGRVHIEDHPDHLLEALQDALSLVGPVKGYPALSSMK; encoded by the exons ATGGCCGCCgtcccggccccgccgccgcctctcctcgccTCCCACGCGGCCGTCCGGGCCACGGCGTCCGACGTTTCCCGCTTCCGCGGCGCCCGCCTCGCTGGCGACCACCCGCCGCAGGTCGCGGCCCTCCGGCGCGGCGACTGGGTCAAGCTCATCTGCGGCGCCAGCTTCGAG GATGCTGCTGATGTCAGGAACCTCTCCCTTGTCTACACGCTTGCTGGAG TGGATTGCATTGATTGTGCAGCAGATGCATCTGTGGTGGGTGCAGTAAATGAGGGTATTGACGTAGCAGCCTCAATCATACCAGCAGTTCAAAGGCCATGGGTGATGGTTAGTGTTAACGATGATTGCAGGGACCTTCATTTCCGTAAAGCTG AATTTGATCCTGAGGATTGCCCACCGGATTGCTCAAAGCCATGTGAGAAAGTTTGTCCTGCTGATGCAATTTCACTTGAGAGCATCATGGTTGGAGGAGAGCACACTCGATCTGATCCCTTACATGGTAAACTTAAG GGTGGTGTTCTTACAGAGCGGTGCTATGGATGTGGACGATGCTTACCAGTTTGCCCTTATGACAGAATAA GAGCTGTGTCCTATGTTCGAGATCCGATTACCACTTCTGAACTGTTGAAAAGGAATGATGTTGATGCAATAGAGATACATACCACTGGAAA GGGAACTGATACATTCGATGCCCTCTGGAACAGCTTTAGTGAGTCAATCAATAATGTGAAGCTGGTAGCA GTTAGCCTGCCTGATATTGGTGAATCAACTGTTGATTTCATGAATGTGCTATACGCAATAATGGAGCCTCATCTTCAAGGGTATAATCTTTGGCAG TTGGATGGCCGACCCATGAGTGGTGACATTGGTCGTGGTGCAACAAGGGAAACAGTTTCTTTTGCTATTCATATGGCTTCAGTGCCAGAAAGACCACCTG GCTTCTATCAGCTGGCCGGTGGCACCAACTCATACACTATTGATTGCTTAAAGAAAGCTGGTCttttccagtccatgacttttCCTG GGACAACAACCTCTGAAACAATCAGTTCTCAACAAGCTTTGATCGGAGGGATTGCTTATGGCGGCTATGCTCGCAAG ATCATTGGAAGAACTCTACGCAAAATACCAGCACAGTTTGGTCGTGTGCACATCGAGGATCATCCAGATCATCTGTTGGAGGCATTACAAGATGCCCTGTCATTAGTAGGTCCCGTGAAGGGTTATCCAGCCCTTTCAAGCATGAAATGA
- the LOC101758040 gene encoding uncharacterized protein LOC101758040 isoform X3 → MTNKLLCWKHILLVDCIDCAADASVVGAVNEGIDVAASIIPAVQRPWVMVSVNDDCRDLHFRKAEFDPEDCPPDCSKPCEKVCPADAISLESIMVGGEHTRSDPLHGKLKGGVLTERCYGCGRCLPVCPYDRIRAVSYVRDPITTSELLKRNDVDAIEIHTTGKGTDTFDALWNSFSESINNVKLVAVSLPDIGESTVDFMNVLYAIMEPHLQGYNLWQLDGRPMSGDIGRGATRETVSFAIHMASVPERPPGFYQLAGGTNSYTIDCLKKAGLFQSMTFPGTTTSETISSQQALIGGIAYGGYARKIIGRTLRKIPAQFGRVHIEDHPDHLLEALQDALSLVGPVKGYPALSSMK, encoded by the exons ATGACCAACAAATTGTTGTGTTGGAAGCATATTCTGCTAG TGGATTGCATTGATTGTGCAGCAGATGCATCTGTGGTGGGTGCAGTAAATGAGGGTATTGACGTAGCAGCCTCAATCATACCAGCAGTTCAAAGGCCATGGGTGATGGTTAGTGTTAACGATGATTGCAGGGACCTTCATTTCCGTAAAGCTG AATTTGATCCTGAGGATTGCCCACCGGATTGCTCAAAGCCATGTGAGAAAGTTTGTCCTGCTGATGCAATTTCACTTGAGAGCATCATGGTTGGAGGAGAGCACACTCGATCTGATCCCTTACATGGTAAACTTAAG GGTGGTGTTCTTACAGAGCGGTGCTATGGATGTGGACGATGCTTACCAGTTTGCCCTTATGACAGAATAA GAGCTGTGTCCTATGTTCGAGATCCGATTACCACTTCTGAACTGTTGAAAAGGAATGATGTTGATGCAATAGAGATACATACCACTGGAAA GGGAACTGATACATTCGATGCCCTCTGGAACAGCTTTAGTGAGTCAATCAATAATGTGAAGCTGGTAGCA GTTAGCCTGCCTGATATTGGTGAATCAACTGTTGATTTCATGAATGTGCTATACGCAATAATGGAGCCTCATCTTCAAGGGTATAATCTTTGGCAG TTGGATGGCCGACCCATGAGTGGTGACATTGGTCGTGGTGCAACAAGGGAAACAGTTTCTTTTGCTATTCATATGGCTTCAGTGCCAGAAAGACCACCTG GCTTCTATCAGCTGGCCGGTGGCACCAACTCATACACTATTGATTGCTTAAAGAAAGCTGGTCttttccagtccatgacttttCCTG GGACAACAACCTCTGAAACAATCAGTTCTCAACAAGCTTTGATCGGAGGGATTGCTTATGGCGGCTATGCTCGCAAG ATCATTGGAAGAACTCTACGCAAAATACCAGCACAGTTTGGTCGTGTGCACATCGAGGATCATCCAGATCATCTGTTGGAGGCATTACAAGATGCCCTGTCATTAGTAGGTCCCGTGAAGGGTTATCCAGCCCTTTCAAGCATGAAATGA
- the LOC111257812 gene encoding transcription factor bHLH83-like codes for MVAHTGSRRCNSSTTSSTARPRTRPPTSSAAAAMASKRPSPPTNGKARQAISRRRDTEVVSRKMEALRRLVPSGGGDEANELSSILLRAAGYIARLQAQVTVMQLMVDVLEHTED; via the coding sequence ATGGTTGCTCACACAGGCAGCCGTCGTTGCAACTCTTCAACGACATCGTCGACGGCAAGGCCAAGAACGAGGCCACCgacgtcctccgccgccgccgccatggcttcCAAAAGGCCTTCGCCGCCGACGAACGGCAAGGCGAGGCAGGCCATCAGCAGGCGACGCGATACGGAGGTGGTCAGCAGGAAGATGGAGGCGCTGAGGCGCCTCgtgccgagcggcggcggcgacgaggccaaCGAGCTGAGCTCgatcctcctccgcgccgccggctaCATCGCGCGGCTGCAGGCGCAGGTGACGGTCATGCAGCTCATGGTCGACGTGCTGGAGCACACCGAGGATtaa